GCCTGGAAGGATTTCGGGAGTATCTGCGCTGGCTCATGGAGGAAAATGGGCTCCAGCGCCTCAAGGGCCGCCTGGGGTCCATCAGCTTGCGTAATGTGGACTCCGTCCAGGTCCGTAGCCTGGGCGAGGTCCCCCGGGAATTTGTCGAAGAGGTGGTGACGTACAAAGCGAGAAAGCGGGAGATCCTGAACGCGCTGAAGGCCGGAGAGGCTATCCCCGGTGCGTCCTTACATACCCGCAAGGTCGCTTACATCAGATAAAGGAGGATCGATATGTTTCGGACAGCAAAACGGCAGCAGGCGAAATTACGGTTGGCCTTAGTCGGTCCCTCAGGCAGCGGCAAAACCTATAGCAGTCTTTTG
The sequence above is drawn from the Desulfohalobium retbaense DSM 5692 genome and encodes:
- a CDS encoding siphovirus Gp157 family protein, whose product is MTNLAAIEHEISTILTVADELDGEQQEVALDYLRDLGIQEEAKVDGISFAVRKRKNEIEWLKTEEKRIKARRQAIENRLEGFREYLRWLMEENGLQRLKGRLGSISLRNVDSVQVRSLGEVPREFVEEVVTYKARKREILNALKAGEAIPGASLHTRKVAYIR